A DNA window from Choristoneura fumiferana chromosome 2, NRCan_CFum_1, whole genome shotgun sequence contains the following coding sequences:
- the LOC141444938 gene encoding trypsin 5G1-like isoform X1 yields MDKVFFCFVLFLCVALNGDVSCRKHGRTAKSDDGKIVGGYNATIQQFPYQVYLIVQKGNDYYACGGSILSSRFILTAAHCLTGVSRVYIRTGSTNSGSGGNVYSTTLYTQHPQYNARTSDYDVAVVKLLQAMTLDGSNARAIKLPPSNTNIPAGTQIVVSGWGTTQENGQTSSTLMAVRVPTVATSECEKAYNSAITSRMFCAGVPEGGRDSCQGDSGGPAVSKDSGLQLGIVSFGRGCAQAGYPGVYTNVSSVRTFIKLQTGI; encoded by the exons ATGGATAAAGTATTTTTCTGTTTCGTTCTTTTTCTTTGCGTGGCTCTCAACGGAG ATGTCTCGTGCAGGAAACATGGACGTACTGCGAAATCCGATGACGGTAAGATAGTCGGCGGCTACAATGCAACGATACAGCAATTCCCCTACCAAGTCTACCTTATTGTACAGAAGGGGAACGACTACTATGCGTGCGGGGGATCCATCCTTAGCTCTCGATTTATTCTGACTGCAGCTCATTGTCTAACTGG cGTCTCAAGAGTTTACATCAGAACAGGCAGTACCAACTCCGGCAGCGGCGGCAATGTGTATTCTACAACACTTTACACGCAGCATCCGCAGTACAACGCCAGAACCTCTGACTATGACGTGGCGGTTGTTAAACTGTTGCAGGCTATGACATTAGATGGCTCCAACGCAAGAGCTATCAAACTACCGCCTTCAAATACTAATATACCAGCCGGTACTCAAATTGTAGTATCAGGGTGGGGTACAACACAA gaaaatGGTCAAACGAGCAGCACTTTGATGGCTGTGAGGGTCCCAACAGTTGCAACTTCAGAGTGCGAGAAAGCGTACAACAGCGCCATCACCAGTAGAATGTTCTGCGCTGGAGTGCCTGAGGGTGGAAGGGATTCGTGCCAG GGAGACTCAGGCGGTCCGGCTGTATCCAAAGATTCAGGGCTGCAGTTGGGAATAGTATCATTTGGTCGCGGCTGCGCACAAGCAGGTTACCCAGGAGTCTACACCAACGTGTCTTCTGTACGAACCTTCATCAAGCTGCAGACTGGTATATAA
- the LOC141444938 gene encoding trypsin 5G1-like isoform X2, with amino-acid sequence MEFVLSERKCHSDVSCRKHGRTAKSDDGKIVGGYNATIQQFPYQVYLIVQKGNDYYACGGSILSSRFILTAAHCLTGVSRVYIRTGSTNSGSGGNVYSTTLYTQHPQYNARTSDYDVAVVKLLQAMTLDGSNARAIKLPPSNTNIPAGTQIVVSGWGTTQENGQTSSTLMAVRVPTVATSECEKAYNSAITSRMFCAGVPEGGRDSCQGDSGGPAVSKDSGLQLGIVSFGRGCAQAGYPGVYTNVSSVRTFIKLQTGI; translated from the exons ATGTCTCGTGCAGGAAACATGGACGTACTGCGAAATCCGATGACGGTAAGATAGTCGGCGGCTACAATGCAACGATACAGCAATTCCCCTACCAAGTCTACCTTATTGTACAGAAGGGGAACGACTACTATGCGTGCGGGGGATCCATCCTTAGCTCTCGATTTATTCTGACTGCAGCTCATTGTCTAACTGG cGTCTCAAGAGTTTACATCAGAACAGGCAGTACCAACTCCGGCAGCGGCGGCAATGTGTATTCTACAACACTTTACACGCAGCATCCGCAGTACAACGCCAGAACCTCTGACTATGACGTGGCGGTTGTTAAACTGTTGCAGGCTATGACATTAGATGGCTCCAACGCAAGAGCTATCAAACTACCGCCTTCAAATACTAATATACCAGCCGGTACTCAAATTGTAGTATCAGGGTGGGGTACAACACAA gaaaatGGTCAAACGAGCAGCACTTTGATGGCTGTGAGGGTCCCAACAGTTGCAACTTCAGAGTGCGAGAAAGCGTACAACAGCGCCATCACCAGTAGAATGTTCTGCGCTGGAGTGCCTGAGGGTGGAAGGGATTCGTGCCAG GGAGACTCAGGCGGTCCGGCTGTATCCAAAGATTCAGGGCTGCAGTTGGGAATAGTATCATTTGGTCGCGGCTGCGCACAAGCAGGTTACCCAGGAGTCTACACCAACGTGTCTTCTGTACGAACCTTCATCAAGCTGCAGACTGGTATATAA